A genome region from Lucilia cuprina isolate Lc7/37 chromosome 3, ASM2204524v1, whole genome shotgun sequence includes the following:
- the LOC111689364 gene encoding GMP synthase [glutamine-hydrolyzing]-like encodes MLIIKRFKPQITKYKALKGLKCLHFNYLQRYKATKTVCLPEKIAILDAGSQYIKLIKRKVEQLGIANDILPLETTACCLNARNYKAIIISGGPHSVYAKNAPPYDAKIFQLKIPILGICYGMQMLNQVFGGSIEKTSVREDGQYQVDLDIKCKLFQNLFQKQIVLLTHGDSVVKVGDNLKISARSEKNLIAAIANDDLQLYGVQFHPEAKMSRCGGEIFKNFLYKICGLKSDLFKADVKTQILEYIKKRVEDKKVVLLISGGLDSCVCAVLLREVLGAEQILAVHIDNGFLRNEECESVEIFLKTLEMDLIKCEEFLKFLKSSREIKHLKGAQSPKAPLLCETLNPEDKRLIIGNTFVNITQELLKQLQLKNDKILWVQGSLESDLIESGCKDCSNLLDTIKTHQNDTKLVRQLRNEGRLIEPLSQLNKDEVRKLAKELKIPKAIRENHPFPGCGLAIRIICAQGPFKEKDFDETQQMVAYIVNYRKHLTKNDKLMNNLKNNLTKTEQKELLRITCQNQLQACLLPLRSVGVQGDGRSYKYVLGLSSCQEPNWCDLFYLAQLIPTLLHNINRVCYIFGKVNSQLNPTITTTLVNKENLKLLRQADKLANDLLRTKKTLS; translated from the coding sequence atgttaataataaagcGATTTAAACcccaaataacaaaatataaagctCTTAAAGGCCTCAAATGTCTTCACTTTAACTACCTACAACGCTACAAGGCAACAAAAACTGTTTGCCTTCCCGAAAAAATTGCTATTTTAGATGCTGGCTCACAATATATTAAACTCATAAAACGTAAGGTTGAGCAATTAGGCATAGCAAATGATATTTTACCTTTGGAAACAACTGCCTGCTGTCTTAATGCGAGAAATTATAAAGCTATTATCATATCGGGTGGTCCCCATTCCGTTTATGCCAAAAATGCTCCCCCTTATGATGcgaaaatatttcaacttaaaATACCCATTTTGGGCATTTGCTATGGCATGCAAATGTTAAATCAAGTATTTGGCGGTTCAATCGAAAAGACAAGTGTGCGAGAAGATGGTCAATATCAAGTTGATTTGgatattaaatgtaaattatttcaaaatttatttcaaaaacaaatagtACTTTTGACCCATGGCGATAGTGTAGTGAAGGTGGGggataatttgaaaatttctgcaAGATCTGAGAAAAATCTTATAGCGGCCATTGCCAATGATGATTTGCAACTGTATGGTGTACAATTTCATCCAGAGGCTAAGATGTCAAGATGTGGtggagaaatttttaaaaatttcttgtatAAAATATGTGGCTTAAAGTCGGACTTGTTTAAAGCTGATGTAAAGACTCAGATTTTGGAATATATAAAGAAGAGGGTAGAAGATAAAAAAGTCGTATTGTTGATAAGTGGTGGTCTGGATTCTTGTGTCTGTGCGGTTTTATTGAGAGAAGTTTTAGGGGCAGAACAAATTTTAGCGGTTCATATCGATAATGGTTTCTTGCGAAACGAGGAATGTGAAAGTGTGGAGATCTTTTTGAAAACTTTGGAAATGgatttgataaaatgtgaagaATTCTTAAAATTCCTAAAAAGTTCTAGAGAAATCAAGCATTTGAAAGGAGCTCAGAGTCCAAAAGCTCCTTTGCTATGTGAGACCCTTAATCCCGAAGATAAACGCCTTATAATAGGCAAcacttttgtaaatataacacaAGAACTTCTCAAACAATTACAACTCAAAAACGACAAAATATTATGGGTCCAGGGTAGTTTAGAAAGTGATTTAATAGAATCGGGCTGTAAAGATTGCAGTAATTTATTAGACACCATTAAAACCCATCAAAATGATACGAAACTAGTTCGGCAACTACGCAATGAAGGACGTTTAATAGAACCTTTAAGTCAGCTTAACAAAGATGAAGTAAGAAAACTagctaaagaattaaaaataccaaaagctATAAGAGAAAATCATCCTTTTCCCGGTTGTGGTCTAGCCATACGTATAATATGTGCTCAGGgaccttttaaagaaaaagattttGATGAAACCCAACAAATGGTCGCCTATATAGTCAATTATCGAAAACATCTAACAAAGAATGACAAATTAAtgaataatcttaaaaataatttaacaaaaactgaacaaaaagaACTCTTAAGGATAACCTGCCAGAATCAACTACAAGCCTGTCTATTACCTTTACGTTCGGTGGGTGTACAGGGTGATGGTCGCAGCTATAAGTATGTTCTGGGCCTCTCTAGTTGTCAAGAACCCAATTGgtgtgatttattttatttggccCAATTAATACCTACCCTATTACATAACATCAATCGGGTGTGTTATATCTTTGGTAAAGTCAATTCCCAATTAAATCCAACTATTACCACTACTTtagttaataaagaaaatttaaaactactaAGACAAGCCGATAAATTAGCTAATGATCTATTAAGaacgaaaaaaactttatcataA
- the LOC124418457 gene encoding serine-rich adhesin for platelets-like, producing the protein MVAIEHRSTSATTSTSILSPTSNTSATSASTSAASTSLSTLSTATANNHKKMSSTSDSVSVSKSAVSQRDVEFKVSKKKCSTTANATNKDTTALELSKKVLKLDLTGKEVEEYSSLKSPKSPIVGKCGNIYFKLDLIVRAYLVAIA; encoded by the coding sequence ATGGTGGCTATTGAACATCGTTCTACATCGGCTACAACTTCAACATCCATATTATCGCCCACCTCAAATACTTCGGCCACTTCTGCCTCCACATCGGCTGCTTCTACATCTCTATCCACATTATCCACCGCTACCGCCAATAACCACAAGAAAATGTCCTCAACTTCGGACTCAGTATCGGTCTCTAAGTCGGCCGTTAGTCAACGTGATGTTGAATTTAAAGTTTCGAAGAAAAAATGCTCGACCACCGCGAACGCTACAAATAAAGATACCACTGCCCTTGAATTGTCGAAAAAGGTCTTGAAATTGGATTTAACGGGCAAGGAAGTGGAGGAGTATTCCTCATTGAAATCACCCAAATCACCTATTGTAGGTAAGTGCggaaacatatattttaaattagatttaatCGTCCGAGCTTATTTAGTCGCAATTGCCTAG
- the LOC111689362 gene encoding uncharacterized protein LOC111689362 — translation MPKDYHLWFSEKGRLPHQTSLNSSVDVEDRKTLREALYQGIFHRHRRTIFAVGSFLRMLRSRNSQYNTIRSSSEGEDIDEVR, via the exons ATGCCGAAGGATTATCATTTGTGGTTTTCTGAAAAAG GTCGTTTACCGCATCAAACTTCTTTAAATTCAAGCGTTGACGTAGAAGATCGTAAGACCTTAAGAGAAGCTCTTTATCAGGGCATTTTTCATCGTCATCGAAGAACCATTTTTGCCGTAGGCAGTTTTCTACGTATGCTACGCAGTCGTAATTCACAATATAATACCATACGTAGCTCATCAGAGGGCGAGGATATCGATGAGGTCAGATAA
- the LOC111677615 gene encoding uncharacterized protein LOC111677615, translating into MNFTRNKMILYMLIIATGIDFILPWPVFPNKADTKVELVPAGHVPQKTRFSRQVVQPTWLNIGQEAPTDPTVYVNPRALEEAEEIRRTIQKAVEEDTYAVPDQPGDPNLPNQTPPPALPNWYENMQKLWQNWSQNLFKGFRL; encoded by the exons atgaattttactcgcaataaaatgattttatacaTGTTAATTATAGCCACCGGGATAGATTTTATATTA CCATGGCCCGTCTTCCCCAACAAGGCAGACACCAAAGTAGAACTTGTGCCCGCCGGCCATGTTCCCCAAAAAACACGTTTTTCACGTCAAGTAGTACAGCCTACTTGGTTAAATATTGGCCAAGAAGCTCCCACCGATCCTACAGTTTATGTCAATCCAAGAGCCTTAGAAGAGGCTGAGGAAATACGTAGAACTATACAAAAAGCTGTCGAAGAAGATACTTATGCAGTGCCAGATCAACca gGTGATCCTAATTTGCCCAATCAAACACCTCCACCTGCTTTACCCAATTGGTATGAGAATATGCAGAAGTTATGGCAAAATTGGTCTCAGAATTTATTTAAAGGTTTTcgactttaa
- the LOC111677618 gene encoding FHA domain-containing protein DDL — protein sequence MSKSKKSHKSSDSEMETSDDSTSSSSDSSSSEEEQEKREKKKRKQKDKQKKKKHKKVKSAKKKSSKHDSASEDSSDESDDDSKSSEDEAVAKKKIKKEEERSPLRVKREKSRSRERETYGRNSKWESPPPRKGRSRSRERPRNARSRSRERQRSERSRSRERNRPESGRSHNRDRSPEYKRERNTERYQHSNRDYRGDIKRERDDRRDFKGRGDRDPERNNDRRDRSPRRDRERSRERDRDYVKRETRSPNRSRGGGNRFKNKRQDDDSGNYEWGKPSDKNAEKEQEPETKEKEKPNFALSGALTEDANKVNGVVVKYAEPPEARKPKRRWRLYPFKGETALPVLHIHRQSCFLVGRDRKVVDLAVDHPSCSKQHAALQYRLVPFEREDGTQGKRVRLYLIDLDSANGTFLNNKRIDARKYYELMEKDVIKFGFSTREYVLLHENSKEDQEDDDIEVKEEPKDD from the exons ATGTCTAAATCGAAAAAAAGCCACAAATCAAGTGATTCCGAAATGGAAACAAGTGATGATTCAACATCCAGCTCTTCAGACTCCTCTTCATCCGAGGAAGAGCAAGAGAAACGTGAAaagaaaaaacgtaaacaaaaagaCAAGCAAAAGAAGAAGAAGCACAAGAAAGTAAAAAGCGCAAAGAAAAAATCTTCCAAACATGATTCTGCAAGCGAAGATTCCTCAGATGAATCCGACGACGATTCGAAATCCTCAGAAGATGAGGCTGTGGCAAAGAAAAAGATAAAGAAAGAAGAGGAAAGATCACCGTTGAGAGTAAAACGAGAGAAATCTCGCAGCCGTGAGCGAGAAACATATGGAAGAAATTCCAAATGGGAAAGTCCACCTCCAAGAAAAGGAAGAAGTCGCAGTAGAGAAAGACCAAGAAATGCTAGAAGTCGCAGTCGGGAGAGACAGAGAAGCGAAAGAAGCCGTAGCCGGGAGAGAAATAGACCCGAAAGTGGTCGCAGTCATAATAGGGACAGATCACCGGAATATAAACGCGAGCGGAATACGGAACGTTATCAACATTCTAATAGAGATTATCGTGGAGATATTAAACGAGAACGTGATGATAGAAGGGATTTTAAAGGTAGAGGAGATAGAGACCCGGAGAGGAACAATGATAGAAGAGA CCGCAGTCCCAGAAGAGACAGAGAACGTTCCCGGGAACGTGACCGAGATTATGTAAAACGTGAAACACGTTCTCCTAACCGCTCTAGAGGGGGAGgaaatcgttttaaaaataaacgccAAGATGATGATAGCGGTAACTACGAATGGGGTAAACCTTCGGATAAAAACGCCGAAAAGGAACAAGAGCCCGAaacaaaagaaaaggaaaaaccAAATTTTGCTTTAAGTGGCGCCCTTACAGAAGATGCCAATAAAGTAAACGGTGTAGTAGTAAAGTATGCTGAACCTCCAGAGGCTCGTAAACCCAAAAGACGTTGGCGTTTATATCCCTTTAAAGGAGAAACTGCTTTGCCTGTACTACACATCCATCGACAAAGTTGTTTTTTGGTGGGTCGTGATCGCAAAGTAGTCGATTTAGCAGTGGATCATCCCAGCTGCTCGAAACAACATGCTGCCCTACAATATCGTCTAGTACCCTTCGAACGTGAGGATGGTACACAGGGCAAACGAGTACGTTTGTATTTGATAGATTTGGATTCTGCAAATGGTACATTCTTGAATAACAAACGTATTGATGCTCGCAAATATTACGAACTGATGGAGAAGGATGTGATTAAGTTTGGTTTTAGCACCCGCGAATATGTTTTACTGCACGAGAACAGTAAGGAGGATCAAGAGGATGATGATATTGAGGTTAAGGAAGAGCCTAAGGATgattaa
- the LOC111677617 gene encoding protein maelstrom 1 gives MPPKKKTVANGFMNFTFEWKSKYGRNLTLSEATQEAGKVWATMPPEERAAYKEKAKEQKIILKSSKNVEKLTCTGTPVAFMEREKQDLENKERQMKRDIENTVSRSVKNDELELKSYYFIMVNYFTKTLKGGVYVPAELSVCEYSLKDGVKRMYQTLINPGVNIYGHQYEAQHHSETTHNLPLPPNALGEKNLGSIYNDILNFIRDEETNDYPPLYTHRDGIHIVESVLEFLKADVGANNIDLKIYPIQYLFFIMKEATCEVGELEKPKSFYITDAFFERDFFEYQIGIACQYHEDIDKSKYCTQSYVTRWGYMFSDYMCRDIAIPLIQGRHCPQNTNLHAIITPAPSTCPDNTSYISMGTTSSYATKAVAGSKIYYEDQKSAISDGENKNYANNFPALGGARKKVPNASSSATPKHFKKCSATDVVVEDDCKNLNPWTSRSRNVPREPDTTHFTIDYTRDESDFDDFNSVASFGRGRGSYISTTLNSSNTTTASGRGRFISQ, from the exons ATGCcaccaaaaaagaaaactgtaGCCAATGGTTTCATGAATTTTACCTTTGAATGGAAGTCTAAATATGGTAGAAATTTGACATTGTCTGAGGCCACTCAAGAGGCAGGCAAAGTATGGGCG ACCATGCCACCAGAGGAACGTGCTGCTTATAAGGAAAAAGCCAAAGAACAGAAGATTATTTTGAAGTCTAGTAAAAATGTGGAAAAGTTAACTTGCACCGGTACACCGGTGGCTTTTATGGAAAGAGAAAAACAAGATTTGGAAAATAAGGAGCGACAAATGAAACGTGATATTGAGAATACCGTGAGTCGGAGTGTTAAAAATGATG AACTGGAATTAAAATCTTATTACTTTATAATGGTGaactattttacaaaaaccCTTAAGGGTGGTGTTTATGTACCCGCTGAACTGTCTGTTTGTGAATATTCCCTAAAAGATGGTGTCAAACGCATGTATCAAACACTGATTAATCCAG GTGTCAACATTTATGGTCATCAATATGAGGCTCAACATCATTCGGAAACCACTCACAATCTTCCCTTGCCACCTAATGCCTTGGGTGAAAAGAATCTTGGTAGTAtttataatgatattttaaattttatacgcGATGAGGAAACCAACGACTATCCACCACTCTATACACATCGTGATGGTATACATATTGTGGAGTCGGTATTGGAATTTCTTAAAGCTGATGTTGGcgcaaataatattgatttaaagATATATCCCATACAATATCTGTTCTTTATTATGAAAGAAGCCACCTGTGAGGTGGGTGAATTGGAGAAACCAAAAAGTTTTTACATAACTGATGCCTTTTTTGAACGTGATTTCTTTGAATATCAAATTGGTATTGCTTGTCAG TACCACGAAGATATCGACAAAAGTAAATACTGTACTCAATCGTACGTAACACGTTGGGGTTATATGTTCTCGGATTATATGTGTCGTGATATTGCCATACCTTTGATACAGGGACGTCATTGTCCACAAAATACCAATTTACATGCCATCATAACACCAGCACCCAGTACTTGTCCAGACAATACTTCCTACATATCCATGGGTACAACATCATCGTATGCCACCAAAGCTGTAGCTGGTTCGAAAATTTACTACGAAGATCAAAAATCTGCTATATCGGATGGTGAGAATAAAAACTATGCTAATAACTTTCCCGCCTTGGGTGGAGCTCGCAAAAAAGTGCCAAATGCCAGCAGTTCTGCTACACCGAAACACTTTAAAAAGTGTTCAGCTACAGATGTCGTAGTGGAAGATGATTGTAAGAATCTTAATCCCTGGACTTCACGTTCACGCAATGTACCCCGAGAACCAGATACAACACACTTTACCATTGACTATACACGTGATGAATCGgattttgatgattttaatTCGGTGGCTAGTTTTGGTCGTGGACGCGGCTCTTATATTAGCACTACGTTGAATTCTTCAAATACTACCACCGCTTCGGGACGTGGACGTTTTATAAGTCAATAA